From Acidobacteriota bacterium, one genomic window encodes:
- a CDS encoding glycoside hydrolase family 9 protein, which produces MLSATASTVSTVHERAVDESFAPPCVSPEELSGAVRHGFPVGPFVVVALIFFVFLGSGTVNAEETLIRVNQVGFRSEDPKSALMISKSEWGGEFLVVDALTESPVFVGTIRGDSKPNWGSPFPFTYILDFSDLRAEGRFYLKFERATSESPRFTIGDDAAVQEDLLFFMRQQRCGYNPFLDMVCHQRDGRTFYAPIPDGSFVDASGGWHDAGDQLKYLITASNATARMLLAYELERAKFADRVDDYGRPRPNGIADVLDEAKWGLDWIEKLHPKPDWLFHQVADDRDHRGFKLPDQDNADYGWGKNSYRPVYFADGKPQGLRDFKSRSTGVANIAGRSAAAFAMASRIWRADLKDPSKADVYLKHAIDLYALGKAKEGFQQGNSYGAPYRYNEDTWADDMEWAAAELFKATRRKEYLDDAKRYAKRIGATSWMGRDTAEHYQLYPFMNVGHFALYPLVDFRTKRELAGYYRENLEAVSKRASGNSYGIGVPFIWCSNNLVVNLVTQAMLYEQMTGDRRFREIAIAHRDWLFGRNPWGTSMFEGIPAGGEFPEDTHLPTVQILKKQATGGLVDGPIQASTYNGLIGIRLNQPDEFAAVQPKEIVYHDDVGDYSTNEPTMDGTADAILMTAAWSGTEKSDPRFRYDQGAIVRGDATKKQLALVFTGDEFADGADKIAATLLKNKVKASFFFTGRFYRSFGSVIERLKRDGHYLGAHSDGHLLYADWNDRSKTLISRQDLELDLARNYAEMKRFGFGRDDAPYFLPPFEWYNRKVAEWTSELGLKLINFTPGTGSNADYTTPSMKNYQSSDAIERKILDYESKNGLNGFILLIHIGTDPERTDKFYDRLDALIGILRSKGYRMVGIETLLR; this is translated from the coding sequence ATGTTGTCTGCAACCGCAAGCACAGTTTCAACGGTTCACGAACGGGCGGTCGACGAATCCTTCGCCCCACCGTGCGTGTCTCCTGAAGAATTGTCAGGGGCGGTGCGACACGGGTTCCCCGTCGGACCGTTCGTCGTCGTTGCGTTGATCTTCTTCGTATTTCTCGGATCCGGGACCGTGAACGCGGAGGAAACGCTCATCCGCGTCAATCAGGTCGGTTTTCGTTCGGAAGATCCGAAGAGCGCCCTGATGATCTCGAAAAGCGAGTGGGGCGGTGAGTTTCTTGTCGTCGACGCCTTGACCGAATCCCCTGTTTTCGTCGGCACGATCCGAGGCGACAGCAAGCCGAATTGGGGAAGCCCGTTTCCGTTCACCTACATCCTTGATTTTTCAGACCTCAGAGCAGAAGGGCGGTTCTATCTGAAGTTCGAGCGGGCGACGAGCGAGTCGCCGCGGTTCACGATCGGCGACGACGCGGCCGTACAAGAGGACCTGCTGTTTTTTATGCGGCAACAGCGGTGCGGGTACAATCCGTTCCTCGATATGGTCTGCCATCAACGCGATGGTCGAACCTTTTATGCGCCGATCCCAGACGGATCGTTTGTCGATGCGAGCGGCGGTTGGCACGACGCCGGCGACCAGCTCAAATATCTGATCACGGCTTCGAACGCGACCGCTCGGATGCTGCTCGCTTACGAACTCGAAAGGGCGAAATTCGCCGACCGGGTCGACGATTACGGCCGGCCGCGCCCGAACGGTATCGCGGACGTGCTCGATGAAGCGAAATGGGGCCTTGATTGGATCGAGAAACTGCACCCGAAGCCCGATTGGCTGTTCCATCAGGTCGCCGATGACCGCGATCACAGGGGTTTCAAGCTTCCAGACCAGGACAACGCCGATTACGGCTGGGGAAAGAACAGTTATCGCCCCGTCTATTTTGCGGACGGAAAACCGCAGGGGCTGCGCGACTTCAAGAGCCGATCGACCGGCGTCGCGAACATCGCCGGGCGATCGGCCGCGGCGTTCGCGATGGCATCAAGGATCTGGCGCGCCGACCTGAAAGATCCGTCGAAAGCCGACGTTTATCTCAAACACGCGATCGATCTTTACGCGCTCGGGAAGGCGAAAGAAGGCTTCCAGCAGGGCAACTCGTACGGCGCGCCGTACCGTTACAACGAGGACACGTGGGCCGACGATATGGAATGGGCCGCGGCCGAACTGTTCAAGGCGACACGCAGGAAAGAGTACCTCGACGACGCGAAACGCTACGCGAAGAGGATCGGCGCGACATCCTGGATGGGCCGCGACACGGCCGAGCATTACCAGCTCTATCCGTTTATGAACGTCGGGCATTTCGCGCTGTACCCGCTTGTCGACTTCCGGACAAAGCGCGAGCTGGCGGGTTACTACCGTGAGAATCTCGAAGCGGTATCGAAACGCGCGTCGGGCAATTCCTATGGCATCGGCGTCCCGTTCATTTGGTGTTCGAACAACCTCGTCGTCAATCTTGTGACGCAGGCGATGCTGTACGAACAGATGACCGGCGACCGGCGTTTCCGTGAAATAGCCATCGCTCACCGTGACTGGTTGTTCGGACGCAATCCGTGGGGCACGTCGATGTTCGAAGGCATCCCGGCCGGCGGCGAATTCCCCGAGGACACGCATCTCCCGACCGTCCAGATCTTGAAGAAACAGGCGACCGGCGGCCTCGTGGACGGCCCGATCCAGGCTTCGACCTACAATGGCTTGATCGGGATCAGGCTTAACCAACCTGACGAGTTCGCGGCAGTACAGCCGAAAGAGATCGTCTATCACGACGATGTCGGGGATTATTCGACGAACGAGCCGACGATGGACGGCACGGCCGACGCGATTCTGATGACGGCGGCGTGGAGCGGAACCGAAAAGAGCGATCCGCGCTTCAGGTATGATCAGGGCGCGATCGTCCGCGGCGACGCGACAAAGAAACAACTCGCACTCGTCTTCACGGGGGACGAGTTCGCGGACGGCGCGGATAAGATCGCCGCCACCTTGTTGAAGAACAAGGTCAAGGCGTCGTTCTTCTTCACCGGCCGGTTCTACCGCTCGTTCGGCTCGGTCATCGAAAGGCTGAAACGCGACGGTCATTACCTCGGCGCGCACTCCGACGGGCATCTCCTTTATGCCGACTGGAACGACCGCTCGAAAACGCTGATCTCGCGGCAAGATCTTGAACTCGATCTGGCGCGCAACTATGCCGAGATGAAGCGATTCGGGTTCGGGCGCGACGACGCGCCGTATTTTCTCCCGCCGTTCGAATGGTACAACCGCAAGGTCGCTGAATGGACTTCGGAACTTGGCCTGAAGCTGATCAATTTCACGCCCGGGACGGGTTCGAACGCCGACTACACGACGCCGTCGATGAAGAACTACCAGTCGAGCGATGCGATCGAACGCAAGATCCTCGATTATGAATCAAAGAACGGCCTCAACGGATTCATCCTTCTGATTCACATCGGAACCGATCCCGAGCGGACCGACAAGTTCTATGATCGGCTGGACGCCTTGATTGGAATACTGCGATCGAAAGGCTACCGGATGGTCGGAATCGAGACCCTTCTGCGCTAG
- a CDS encoding RHS repeat protein, protein MSTVSLFQTGFTFDAANRPVARTFPNGVTTTYTFDNMSRLKRLKDTSQTATLFDRQYEYDNASRIGQITEPGRFREFEYDFVDRLTGMTSPMEPAETYNFDQVGMRP, encoded by the coding sequence GTGAGTACCGTATCCTTGTTCCAGACCGGGTTTACGTTCGATGCCGCCAACCGTCCCGTAGCAAGGACTTTTCCGAACGGCGTCACCACAACTTACACGTTCGACAATATGAGCCGGCTGAAGCGGCTTAAGGACACGAGCCAGACGGCGACGCTCTTTGACAGACAGTACGAATATGACAACGCAAGCCGGATCGGGCAGATTACGGAACCGGGCAGGTTCCGGGAGTTCGAATACGACTTCGTCGACCGGCTGACCGGAATGACGAGTCCGATGGAACCGGCCGAAACCTATAATTTCGACCAGGTCGGCATGCGTCCCTGA
- the recR gene encoding recombination protein RecR, with the protein MLDYSEPVAKLIDEFKRLPGIGHKNAQRLAFFILRRPKDEVERFVDALHEVKERIVFCDVCNNMTDVNPCLYCTSPSRDRSMICIVEEPYNLVAIEKTRSFKGLYHILHGALSPIRGVGPDELMLANLLPRLMPANNDGVEVAEVIVATNPTTEGEATANYIARLLKPLGVRVTRIAMGMPVGSDLEFVDEVTMDKALTNRHDM; encoded by the coding sequence ATGCTTGATTATTCTGAGCCCGTCGCGAAATTGATCGACGAATTCAAACGCCTGCCCGGCATCGGCCATAAGAATGCCCAACGGTTGGCGTTTTTCATCTTGCGGCGCCCGAAAGACGAGGTCGAGCGTTTTGTCGACGCCCTTCACGAAGTCAAGGAACGCATCGTCTTCTGCGACGTCTGCAACAATATGACGGACGTCAATCCCTGTCTTTACTGCACTTCACCGAGCCGCGACCGATCGATGATCTGCATCGTCGAGGAACCGTACAACCTCGTGGCGATCGAAAAGACGCGTTCGTTCAAAGGCCTTTATCACATTCTCCACGGTGCGCTTTCGCCGATCCGCGGCGTCGGCCCCGACGAACTGATGCTTGCGAATCTGCTCCCGCGATTGATGCCGGCCAACAACGACGGCGTCGAGGTAGCCGAAGTGATCGTCGCCACCAATCCGACGACCGAAGGCGAAGCGACGGCCAACTACATCGCGCGTCTGCTGAAGCCGCTCGGCGTCCGCGTCACGCGAATCGCGATGGGCATGCCGGTCGGCAGCGACCTCGAATTCGTCGACGAAGTGACGATGGACAAGGCGCTCACCAACCGCCACGATATGTAG
- a CDS encoding long-chain fatty acid--CoA ligase translates to MSKVEPIVRIPLYPNEPKTLGELFRNAAKTHNRADALNSKHDGEWRKISSDEMIARADRIALGLYSLGLRKDDKAAILAANSPDWTIADAGCQLSGVIDVPIYTTLAPNAVAYIVKDSGAKVFFVENKDAYERLRDIFQDCPSIEKIVFFNADGIDGENLMPLAELESLGEKLHDENPELIGELMSKVTADDIATLIYTSGTTGEPKGVMLTHSNLVSNVIDAGEKYNFTDKDVPLSVLPLSHVFERTGMYLYIFNGMAVHFAESLEKVADNLLEVRPTMFVGVPRLFEKVYAKAKLKAAQASPIKEKIFDWAIDVGKEYALCREKGESISTALWLKYSIADKIVFSKLREFFGGRLRFCITGGAALSDTIYLIFNGAGVAIMQGYGLTETSPVITSSNPANVKLGTVGKPIRNVQVRIAEDGEIETFGPNVMLGYYNKPDATRDVFTEDGWFKTGDIGQFDDDGFLRITDRKKELFKTSGGKYIAPSPIEQMIKGSRFVSQVVLVGNERKFPAALIVPSFDQLASFAKEHGLDLDKPDEVCAHERVIQFFEREVNEYTQELSNYERVKRIALLHKELTVEGGELTPTLKIKRRVVNERYATIIEQIYEEN, encoded by the coding sequence ATGAGCAAAGTCGAACCAATCGTCCGCATCCCGCTTTACCCGAACGAACCGAAAACTCTCGGCGAACTGTTTCGCAATGCGGCGAAAACGCATAACCGCGCCGATGCGCTGAACTCCAAACACGATGGCGAATGGCGCAAGATATCGTCCGACGAAATGATCGCCCGCGCCGACCGCATCGCGCTCGGACTATATTCTCTCGGTCTCAGAAAAGACGACAAGGCGGCTATCCTTGCGGCAAACTCGCCCGACTGGACGATCGCCGACGCCGGTTGCCAGTTGAGCGGCGTGATCGATGTTCCGATTTACACGACGCTTGCTCCAAACGCCGTCGCCTACATCGTCAAGGATTCGGGTGCAAAGGTCTTTTTTGTCGAAAACAAGGACGCCTACGAGCGTCTGCGTGACATCTTTCAGGATTGTCCCTCGATCGAGAAGATCGTCTTCTTCAACGCCGACGGAATTGACGGCGAAAACTTGATGCCGCTCGCGGAACTCGAATCGCTCGGCGAAAAACTCCACGACGAAAACCCCGAACTCATCGGCGAACTTATGTCGAAGGTCACCGCCGACGACATCGCCACGCTGATCTACACTTCCGGAACCACCGGTGAGCCGAAAGGCGTGATGCTCACGCATTCGAATCTCGTTTCGAACGTGATCGACGCCGGCGAAAAGTACAACTTCACCGACAAAGACGTGCCGCTTTCCGTGTTGCCGCTGTCGCACGTTTTTGAGCGGACGGGAATGTATCTTTACATTTTCAACGGAATGGCGGTCCATTTTGCCGAATCGCTCGAGAAGGTCGCTGACAACCTTCTCGAAGTTCGTCCGACGATGTTCGTCGGCGTTCCGCGATTGTTCGAGAAAGTCTACGCAAAGGCCAAATTGAAGGCCGCGCAGGCGAGCCCGATCAAGGAGAAGATCTTCGACTGGGCGATCGACGTCGGCAAGGAGTACGCGCTCTGTCGTGAGAAAGGCGAATCGATCTCGACTGCGCTCTGGTTGAAATACTCGATCGCCGACAAAATAGTCTTTTCGAAGCTCCGCGAGTTTTTTGGCGGAAGGCTGCGATTCTGCATCACCGGCGGCGCGGCGCTCTCGGACACTATCTATTTGATCTTCAACGGCGCCGGCGTGGCGATAATGCAGGGTTACGGACTGACAGAAACTTCTCCCGTGATCACATCCTCCAATCCGGCCAACGTCAAACTCGGAACCGTCGGAAAACCGATCCGAAACGTGCAGGTTCGCATCGCTGAGGACGGAGAGATCGAGACGTTCGGTCCGAATGTGATGCTCGGCTATTACAACAAACCGGACGCGACGCGCGATGTTTTCACCGAAGACGGCTGGTTCAAAACCGGCGACATCGGACAATTCGACGACGATGGTTTTCTGCGGATCACCGACCGCAAGAAGGAACTTTTCAAGACCTCGGGCGGGAAGTACATCGCGCCGTCGCCGATCGAGCAGATGATCAAAGGCTCGCGTTTCGTCAGTCAGGTCGTACTCGTCGGAAACGAACGAAAGTTTCCGGCCGCGCTCATCGTGCCGAGTTTTGATCAACTTGCGAGCTTTGCAAAGGAACATGGCCTTGATCTCGACAAGCCCGACGAGGTCTGCGCGCACGAGCGCGTGATTCAGTTTTTCGAACGCGAAGTGAACGAATACACGCAGGAACTCTCAAACTACGAAAGGGTGAAACGCATCGCGCTGCTGCACAAAGAACTCACGGTCGAAGGCGGTGAACTGACTCCGACGCTCAAGATAAAGCGCCGCGTCGTCAACGAACGGTACGCGACGATCATCGAACAGATTTACGAAGAGAACTGA
- a CDS encoding YbaB/EbfC family nucleoid-associated protein, which yields MKFPGGMDLNSMMKQAQKMQEEMGKQMKTTIVDASAGGGAVAVKMRGDFEIIELVISPDLVKDGDVEMIQDLTMAALGEARRKVEEKLKGQIGGMLPPGLGF from the coding sequence ATGAAATTTCCCGGTGGAATGGATCTCAATTCAATGATGAAACAGGCCCAGAAGATGCAGGAAGAAATGGGCAAACAGATGAAGACGACGATCGTCGACGCATCGGCCGGCGGCGGTGCCGTGGCGGTCAAGATGCGCGGCGATTTCGAAATCATCGAGCTCGTTATCTCTCCCGACCTCGTCAAGGACGGCGATGTCGAGATGATCCAGGATCTGACGATGGCCGCGCTCGGCGAAGCGCGTCGCAAGGTCGAAGAAAAACTAAAAGGCCAGATCGGTGGAATGTTGCCGCCGGGACTGGGGTTCTGA
- a CDS encoding ATP-dependent helicase: MKKYVLKRDRDSLPERLTRYREELNEEQFRVVTAKPGAALVVAGAGTGKTRTITYRVAHLIEQGVSPHRIMLATFTNRAAREMLRRVEQLTGSQNVHKIWGGTFHRIANLILRRHAVSIGYANNYSILDAEDAKDLINVAIDETRVDTKSKRFPKAEVIQDIISFANNTDQPIADVIIRKYPNFEPLTGQIKLIDIHYQDRKRQRNVMDYDDLLLNWKRLLLERPEIAEVYAEQFQHILVDEYQDTNKLQAEIIDLMAVKHRNVMVVGDDAQSIFAWRGAEFTNIYEFPERYPEATGYKLETNYRSTPEILGLANTSIAHNRRQFPKMLKAVKKSRGFAPALIPCSDVEQQSAFIASRILELRDEGTSLEDVAVLYRSHYHCLELQLELTRRNIPYRVQSGVRFFEQAHIKDVISYLKIIVNPRDELAWKRILKMIPGVGPATANKIFGNLGFGNSDLGFEPVPGSAAIANRKSQIANLKSLAPPKLRDKPQWKDFVRLIEKLVSDENRERPAKQIEMVLNSGYEQYLQETFENAEMRAEDIRQLALYASRYETTEAFLSELALLSTERFKEPTPIGAEDVIEGGDPDELLTLSSIHQAKGAEWKVVFMIWTAEGKFPSPRSLREIDSEEEERRLWYVALTRAKEELYLTYPLMVVDYNRQTVLQKPSRFIHECPPAMFEIWSLEEESLSFDAPVEIADNGPELLN, translated from the coding sequence ATGAAAAAGTACGTCTTAAAACGCGACCGAGACTCACTTCCCGAACGGCTCACGCGGTACCGCGAAGAGCTTAACGAGGAGCAGTTTCGCGTGGTGACCGCAAAACCGGGCGCGGCGCTCGTCGTCGCCGGCGCCGGTACGGGCAAGACGCGGACGATCACGTATCGCGTCGCGCACCTCATCGAGCAGGGCGTTTCGCCCCACCGGATCATGCTCGCGACATTTACGAACCGGGCGGCGCGCGAAATGCTCCGTCGCGTCGAACAGCTTACGGGATCGCAGAACGTCCATAAAATTTGGGGCGGAACGTTTCATCGGATCGCGAATCTGATCCTGCGGCGTCACGCGGTTTCGATCGGCTACGCGAACAATTATTCGATCCTCGACGCCGAAGACGCGAAAGATCTTATCAATGTCGCGATCGACGAAACGCGCGTCGATACGAAATCAAAACGATTTCCGAAGGCCGAAGTCATCCAGGACATCATCTCATTCGCAAACAATACAGATCAGCCGATCGCCGATGTCATCATCCGCAAATATCCGAACTTTGAGCCGCTGACCGGACAGATCAAGCTCATCGACATCCATTATCAGGACCGAAAACGGCAGCGAAACGTGATGGATTACGACGATCTGCTGCTCAACTGGAAACGCCTCTTGCTCGAACGGCCCGAGATCGCCGAGGTTTACGCCGAACAGTTTCAGCACATACTCGTCGACGAATATCAGGACACGAACAAACTGCAGGCGGAGATCATCGATCTGATGGCCGTCAAGCACCGCAACGTGATGGTCGTCGGCGACGACGCGCAGAGCATATTCGCCTGGCGCGGGGCGGAGTTTACAAACATCTACGAATTCCCCGAGCGTTACCCCGAAGCAACGGGCTACAAACTCGAAACGAATTACCGCTCGACGCCGGAGATCCTCGGGCTCGCGAACACCTCGATCGCCCACAATCGCCGACAGTTTCCGAAAATGCTCAAGGCGGTCAAAAAATCGCGCGGATTTGCGCCGGCGCTGATCCCATGTTCTGACGTCGAACAGCAATCGGCGTTTATTGCTTCGAGAATTCTCGAACTCCGCGACGAAGGAACGTCGCTCGAAGACGTCGCGGTGCTTTACCGCTCGCATTATCACTGCCTGGAATTGCAGCTGGAGCTGACGCGCCGCAACATTCCGTACCGCGTCCAGTCCGGCGTCCGGTTTTTCGAACAGGCGCATATCAAGGACGTCATCTCGTATTTGAAGATCATCGTCAATCCGCGCGACGAGTTGGCCTGGAAGCGAATCCTGAAAATGATCCCGGGAGTCGGACCGGCAACGGCGAACAAGATATTTGGGAATTTGGGATTTGGGAATTCGGATCTGGGATTTGAACCGGTCCCGGGGTCGGCCGCAATCGCAAATCGCAAATCGCAAATCGCAAATCTAAAATCCCTCGCTCCGCCGAAGCTTCGCGATAAGCCGCAGTGGAAAGATTTCGTGAGGCTCATCGAGAAGCTCGTCTCGGACGAAAATCGTGAACGGCCTGCGAAGCAGATCGAGATGGTTCTGAATTCCGGATACGAGCAGTATTTGCAGGAGACATTCGAGAACGCCGAAATGCGCGCCGAGGACATCCGGCAACTCGCGCTTTATGCTTCGCGGTACGAGACGACCGAGGCGTTCCTTTCCGAACTGGCGCTGCTGTCGACCGAAAGGTTCAAGGAACCGACGCCGATCGGCGCCGAGGACGTTATCGAGGGCGGCGATCCGGACGAACTTCTGACGCTGTCGTCGATCCATCAGGCGAAAGGCGCGGAGTGGAAGGTCGTTTTTATGATCTGGACCGCCGAGGGTAAATTCCCTTCGCCGCGGTCCTTGCGCGAGATCGACAGCGAGGAAGAGGAACGCCGTCTCTGGTACGTCGCCCTGACGCGGGCGAAGGAAGAACTTTATCTGACGTATCCGCTGATGGTCGTCGATTACAACCGCCAGACGGTGCTCCAGAAACCCTCGCGGTTCATCCACGAATGCCCGCCCGCGATGTTCGAGATCTGGTCGCTCGAAGAAGAATCGCTTTCGTTTGACGCCCCCGTTGAAATTGCGGACAACGGACCGGAATTGCTGAATTGA